Proteins from a single region of Diorhabda sublineata isolate icDioSubl1.1 chromosome 2, icDioSubl1.1, whole genome shotgun sequence:
- the LOC130440720 gene encoding uncharacterized protein LOC130440720 — protein MDNHKKTKGSKVKGFQFPENMIEFDPVSGKYIALPFPKSQDIQKEDIKVANIQSKTKSPLKPLDFKNLFPDDSKMSSKSNQPQNKRRLEPLNLNDLHSGTKEMPTKIRKIDKTPHSARRLFPLKKQQNPRTSSNRYSTSGISTLSNKRKSTAGSTKSSPLLNMEEVEQKLLKSTTSFKGYQFRSPELSKVRLTKLTNSHGKSEILEIPEIIVEECETFMEEIDNKVMEEENEPKTPDSTQEFRNLEQLCQDSPITTVCNLMQDTVLNSDKNTKSVSDADLELKRKIEKFIKEEEIRHKKFLKDEEIRHKNFLQDEEIRHQRTTSMLNTVLEELTKIEINCKENQSLKINRRSERLLKKSPLIKSKLLTSPVVPNSDLRKSTLKKNLVAKSLDYKVCSPRVQKAMSLYNSLTIFQTPKSDRKNLSARLQNQCLLLQDTPVHK, from the exons atggaTAATCACAAGAAGACTAAGGGGTCGAAGGTTAAAGGATTTCAATTTCCTGAAAATATGATTG aatttGATCCAGTCTCCGGTAAATATATTGCACTCCCATTTCCTAAAAGTCAAGATATACAGAAAG aaGACATAAAAGTTGCCAACATCCAATCAAAAACTAAATCACCACTGAAACCATTagattttaaaaacttatttccag atgacTCAAAAATGTCTAGCAAATCAAACCAACCACAAAATAAACGCCGTTTAGAACCATTGAATTTGAATGATCTACATTCAg GTACTAAAGAAATGCCaactaaaataagaaaaattgataagacTCCACATTCAGCTAGAAGAttgtttccattaaaaaaacaGCAAAATCCAAGAACATCCTCCAATAGGTACAGTACTTCTGGGATATCTACCTTATCAAATAAA AGAAAATCAACTGCAGGGTCAACCAAATCATCACCTTTATTAAATATGGAAgaagttgaacaaaaattattgaagagcACTACTTCTTTCAAGGGATATCAATTCAGATCACCAGAGTTGTCCAAAGTTAGACTTACTAAACTGACTAATTCTCATGGTAAATCGGAAATACTGGAAATCCCCGAAATTATAGTAGAAGAATGTGAAACATTTATGGAAGAAATTGATAACAAGGTTATGGAAGAAGAAAACGAACCAAAAACACCAGATTCTACTCAAGAATTTCGTAACCTAGAACAGCTTTGTCAAGATTCTCCTATTACAACTGTGTGTAATTTAATGCAAGATACTGTGCTAAACAgtgataaaaatacaaaatcagTTTCTGATGCCGATTtagaattgaaaagaaaaattgaaaaattcattaaagAGGAagaaattagacataaaaaatttttaaaagacgAAGAAATTAGACATAAGAATTTTTTACAAGATGAAGAAATTAGACATCAACGAACTACATCTATGTTGAATACAGTTCTTGAAGAGCTtaccaaaattgaaataaattgcaAAGAAAATCAATCTTTAAAAATCAACCGAAGATCTGAACGGCTACTAAAAAAGAGtcctttaataaaatcaaaacttttaacGTCTCCAGTTGTACCTAATAGTGATTTGCGCAAAtctacattgaaaaaaaatttggtagcTAAAAGCCTTGATTATAAAGTATGTAGTCCACGAGTCCAAAAAGCCATGAGTTTGTATAATTCACTTACTATTTTCCAAACACCAAAATCTGATAGAAAGAACTTAAGTGCAAGACTTCAAAATCAGTGCCTTCTTTTACAAGATACTCCCGTACATAAGTGA
- the LOC130440857 gene encoding mitochondrial import inner membrane translocase subunit Tim23 produces the protein MSSLNDSNDVYSSTYPNTSGFQGTVRPFSSPYLNFDPGYIPQTQPEFIFLDGASKQRGRFELAFGQIGGSCMIGAALGGASGFYNGLKATTLAGQTGKLRRTQLLNHIMKKGGATANTFGSVAVIYSAFGVILSWARGNDDDLNTVVAATATGCLYKSTAGLKKCGLGGAIGFGLSTAYALWNNREKLAGLRQFNPAQR, from the exons ATGTCTTCCTTAAACGACAGCAACGATGTTTATTCTTCAACTTATCCAAATACATCAGGATTTCAAG gaaCAGTTAGACCATTTTCTTCGCCGTATTTAAATTTCGATCCCGGATATATTCCTCAAACGCAACCAGAATTTATATTTCTGGATGGAGCTAGTAAACAAAGAGGTCGGTTCGAGCTTGCTTTTGGTCAAATTGGCGGATCGTGTATGATAGGAGCTGCATTAGGTGGTGCCTCTGGTTTCTATAATGGATTAAAAGCTACTACATTAGCAGGTCAGACTGGTAAACTTAGACGAACACA attaTTGAATCATATTATGAAAAAAGGAGGGGCTACTGCAAATACATTTGGATCAGTAGCTGTAATATATTCTGCTTTTGGAGTGATTCTATCATGGGCTAGAGGGAATGATGACGACCTTAACACAGTTGTAGCAGCTACCGCAACAGGATGTCTCTATAAATCAACGG cGGGACTCAAAAAATGTGGTTTAGGAGGAGCAATAGGATTTGGATTATCAACAGCATATGCTCTTTGGAACAATAGAGAAAAATTAGCAGGATTACGTCAATTCAATCCAGC gCAAAGGTAA
- the LOC130440856 gene encoding uncharacterized protein LOC130440856 isoform X1, with product MDQLSAEKRLSLAYLLVIAAGAASSISTGVAWSHWYRTLDQCVGRNCSCIIYGTHTMQYFLGGGQAPCIWVTFGPLIYLFFTIGLICFHGYRVLFTTKSPSGRSTRTMLAKLDTGESVQIEAISQETTSHLPTAYWIIVSTITSFFTIYSLIHFIIYLDGYYHTCNQYRSTLERLLSLHGSALPVIHQRLSCSGIFDFMDYMQTDSGNAYRDGIINTGACLIIGIVSSFFSWTAFLSTSVINIMVARRNNE from the exons ATGGATCAGCTTTCTGCCGAAAAACGATTATCTCTTGCATATTTGCTAGTTATTGCAGCAGGTGCAGCATCTAGTATATCAACTGGAGTTGCTTGGAGTCATTGGTACAGAACATTAGATCAGTGCGTTGGTCGCAATTGTAGTTGTATTATATATGGAACTCACACTATGCAATACTTCCTTG gagGTGGTCAAGCTCCATGTATTTGGGTAACTTTTGGACcacttatttacttatttttcacaattgGCTTGATATGTTTCCATGGATATAGAGTACTTTTTACGACTAAATCTCCAAGTGGTAGAAGTACTAGAACTATGTTAGCAAAATTAGA TACAGGGGAATCAGTGCAAATAGAAGCCATATCTCAAGAAACTACAAGTCACCTTCCAACAGCTTATTGGATCATTGTATCTACAATCACATcttttttcactatatattCATTGATTCATTTCATCATATATTTAGATGGTTACTATCACACTTGTAACCAATATCGTTCTACATTGGAAAGATTGCTCAGTTTACATGGTTCAGCTTTGCCCGTTATTCATCAGAGATTAAGTTGTTCAGGGATATTTGATTTTATGGATTATATGCAAACAGATTCCGGTAATGCTTATCGAGATGGTATTATTAATACAGGTGCATGTCTTATAATAGGAATTGTATCATCTTTCTTTAGTTGGACTGCATTTTTGAGTACTAGTGTCATTAATATCATGGTGGCAAGAAGGAATAATGAGTAA